In a genomic window of Salminus brasiliensis chromosome 12, fSalBra1.hap2, whole genome shotgun sequence:
- the ift70 gene encoding intraflagellar transport protein 70A isoform X3 encodes MTLNPIKDGEYTATVYKMIKDGRYGDAIHILSNELQKQMKSRAALSLLGYCYYHMQDFTNAAECYEQLIQLHPEVEDYKLYYAQSLYGACSFQDAMKATFLLDNPTSHTKMIKLQAAIKYGEEDFPAAMALVEQLPVDDPDTDVDQGCLLYKLGEYEKACVKFVTAMQVLGYQPDLAYNIALCHYSLKQYAAALKYIAEIIERGMREHPELGVGMTTEGIEVKSVGNTLVLHETALIEAFNLKAALEYQLKKYDAAQEALTDMPPRSEEELDPVTLHNQALMNMDTKPSEGFEKLAFLLQQNPFPPVTFGNLLLLYCKYEYFDLAADVMAENAHLTYKFLSTYLYEFLDAMLTSQTAPEEAFRKMDEIAARLTEQLRKVTKQVQESRRTRDDEGLKKSLEDYDQLLEEYIPVLMAQAKIYWNRENYNMVEKIFRKSVEFCNEHDTWKLNVAHVLFMQENKYKEAIGFYEPIVKKHYDNILNVSAIVLANLCVSYIMTSQNEEAEELMRKIEKEEEQVSYNDPDKKVFHLCIVNLVIGTLYCAKGNYDFGISRVIKSLEPYNKKLGTDTWFYIKRCFLSLLENMAKHMIMLRDTVVQDCVQFLENCELYGRNVPAVIEQPLEEERMHIGKNTVTYEARMIKALFYEVIGWND; translated from the exons ATGACACTGAATCCGATTAAAGACGGCGAGTACACCGCCACAGTCTACAAAATG ATCAAAGATGGGCGCTATGGAGATGCCATACACATCCTGAGCAATGAACTTCAGAAGCAGATGAAG TCCAGGGCTGCCTTGTCCCTCCTGGGCTATTGCTATTACCACATGCAGGATTTCACCAATGCAGCTGAGTGTTACGAGCAGCTAATTCAGCTCCATCCAGAGGTGGAGGACTACAAACTCTACTACGCTCAGTCCCTCTATGGAGCGTGTTCCTTCCAAGATGCAATGAAGGCCACTTTTCTTTTGGACAATCCCACAAGTCACACTAAG ATGATAAAGCTACAAGCTGCTATCAAATATGGAGAGGAGGATTTTCCTGCAGCAATG GCCCTGGTGGAGCAGCTGCCCGTGGATGACCCGGACACCGATGTGGATCAGGGCTGCCTGCTCTACAAGCTTGGAGAGTATGAAAAGGCTTGCGTGAAGTTTGTGACCGCTATGCAAGTGCTGGGCTATCAGCCAG ATTTGGCGTACAACATTGCCCTCTGCCACTACAGCCTGAAGCAGTATGCAGCGGCACTCAAGTACATCGCAGAAATAATTGAGCGTGGGATGAGGGAGCATCCAG aACTCGGAGTGGGCATGACGACAGAAGGCATTGAAGTGAAGAGCGTGGGAAACACACTGGTGCTGCACGAGACGGCATTAATTGAAGCTTTCAATTTAAAAGCAGCCCTCGAATACCAGCTCAAAAAGT ATGATGCTGCTCAGGAGGCACTGACTGATATGCCACCGAGATCAGAAGAG GAGCTGGATCCAGTTACCCTTCACAACCAGGCTCTCATGAACATGGACACAAAGCCATCAGAGGGCTTTGAGAAGCTGGCCTTCCTCCTACAGCAGAACCCTTTCCCTCCGGTGACATTTGGCAAccttctcctgctctactgcaaATATGAG TACTTTGACCTCGCCGCCGACGTGATGGCTGAAAACGCGCACCTGACTTACAAGTTTCTTTCAACA TACTTGTACGAGTTCCTAGACGCTATGCTGACGTCCCAGACAGCTCCAGAAGAG GCTTTTCGGAAGATGGACGAAATCGCTGCAAGACTAACTGAACAATTACGCAAGGTTACCAAACAG GTACAGGAATCGAGACGTACGAGGGATGATGAAGGCCTGAAGAAATCTCTCGAAGATTATGATCAGCTTCTGGAAGA GTACATTCCTGTGTTAATGGCACAGGCTAAGATTTACTGGAACCGAGAGAACTACAACATGGTGGAGAAGATTTTCCGCAAGTCCGTGGAGTTCTGCAATGAACACGACACTTGGAAGCTCAACGTGGCGCATGTGCTTTTCATGCAGGAGAACAAATACAAGGAGGCCATTGGGTTCTATGAGCCCATCGTCAAGAAGCACTACGACAAT ATCCTCAATGTCAGCGCCATTGTTCTGGCTAACCTGTGCGTGTCCTACATCATGACAAGCCAAAACGAAGAG GCAGAGGAGCTGATGAGAAAGATCGAGAAGGAAGAAGAACAAGTGTCTTACAACGATCCAGACAAGAAGGTGTTTCATCTGTGCATTGTCAACCTTGTGATCGG GACCTTATATTGTGCTAAAGGGAACTACGACTTTGGCATTTCTCGTGTGATCAAGAGTCTGGAGCCGTACAACAAGAAG CTTGGCACGGACACGTGGTTCTACATCAAGAGGTGCTTCCTCTCCTTGCTGGAGAACATGGCCAAGCACATGATTATGCTGAGGGATACAGTGGTTCAAGATTGTGTCCAGTTCCTGGAAAACTGTGAGC TGTACGGGAGGAATGTGCCAGCCGTCATCGAGCAGCCCCTGGAGGAGGAGCGCATGCACATCGGCAAAAACACGGTCACGTACGAGGCCCGCATGATAAAGGCCCTGTTCTATGAAGTCATTGGTTGGAACGATTAG
- the ift70 gene encoding intraflagellar transport protein 70A isoform X1, which yields MTLNPIKDGEYTATVYKMIKDGRYGDAIHILSNELQKQMKSRAALSLLGYCYYHMQDFTNAAECYEQLIQLHPEVEDYKLYYAQSLYGACSFQDAMKATFLLDNPTSHTKMIKLQAAIKYGEEDFPAAMALVEQLPVDDPDTDVDQGCLLYKLGEYEKACVKFVTAMQVLGYQPDLAYNIALCHYSLKQYAAALKYIAEIIERGMREHPELGVGMTTEGIEVKSVGNTLVLHETALIEAFNLKAALEYQLKKYDAAQEALTDMPPRSEEELDPVTLHNQALMNMDTKPSEGFEKLAFLLQQNPFPPVTFGNLLLLYCKYEYFDLAADVMAENAHLTYKFLSTYLYEFLDAMLTSQTAPEEAFRKMDEIAARLTEQLRKVTKQVQESRRTRDDEGLKKSLEDYDQLLEEYIPVLMAQAKIYWNRENYNMVEKIFRKSVEFCNEHDTWKLNVAHVLFMQENKYKEAIGFYEPIVKKHYDNLEQCNIQECPCKRKPSILNVSAIVLANLCVSYIMTSQNEEAEELMRKIEKEEEQVSYNDPDKKVFHLCIVNLVIGTLYCAKGNYDFGISRVIKSLEPYNKKLGTDTWFYIKRCFLSLLENMAKHMIMLRDTVVQDCVQFLENCELYGRNVPAVIEQPLEEERMHIGKNTVTYEARMIKALFYEVIGWND from the exons ATGACACTGAATCCGATTAAAGACGGCGAGTACACCGCCACAGTCTACAAAATG ATCAAAGATGGGCGCTATGGAGATGCCATACACATCCTGAGCAATGAACTTCAGAAGCAGATGAAG TCCAGGGCTGCCTTGTCCCTCCTGGGCTATTGCTATTACCACATGCAGGATTTCACCAATGCAGCTGAGTGTTACGAGCAGCTAATTCAGCTCCATCCAGAGGTGGAGGACTACAAACTCTACTACGCTCAGTCCCTCTATGGAGCGTGTTCCTTCCAAGATGCAATGAAGGCCACTTTTCTTTTGGACAATCCCACAAGTCACACTAAG ATGATAAAGCTACAAGCTGCTATCAAATATGGAGAGGAGGATTTTCCTGCAGCAATG GCCCTGGTGGAGCAGCTGCCCGTGGATGACCCGGACACCGATGTGGATCAGGGCTGCCTGCTCTACAAGCTTGGAGAGTATGAAAAGGCTTGCGTGAAGTTTGTGACCGCTATGCAAGTGCTGGGCTATCAGCCAG ATTTGGCGTACAACATTGCCCTCTGCCACTACAGCCTGAAGCAGTATGCAGCGGCACTCAAGTACATCGCAGAAATAATTGAGCGTGGGATGAGGGAGCATCCAG aACTCGGAGTGGGCATGACGACAGAAGGCATTGAAGTGAAGAGCGTGGGAAACACACTGGTGCTGCACGAGACGGCATTAATTGAAGCTTTCAATTTAAAAGCAGCCCTCGAATACCAGCTCAAAAAGT ATGATGCTGCTCAGGAGGCACTGACTGATATGCCACCGAGATCAGAAGAG GAGCTGGATCCAGTTACCCTTCACAACCAGGCTCTCATGAACATGGACACAAAGCCATCAGAGGGCTTTGAGAAGCTGGCCTTCCTCCTACAGCAGAACCCTTTCCCTCCGGTGACATTTGGCAAccttctcctgctctactgcaaATATGAG TACTTTGACCTCGCCGCCGACGTGATGGCTGAAAACGCGCACCTGACTTACAAGTTTCTTTCAACA TACTTGTACGAGTTCCTAGACGCTATGCTGACGTCCCAGACAGCTCCAGAAGAG GCTTTTCGGAAGATGGACGAAATCGCTGCAAGACTAACTGAACAATTACGCAAGGTTACCAAACAG GTACAGGAATCGAGACGTACGAGGGATGATGAAGGCCTGAAGAAATCTCTCGAAGATTATGATCAGCTTCTGGAAGA GTACATTCCTGTGTTAATGGCACAGGCTAAGATTTACTGGAACCGAGAGAACTACAACATGGTGGAGAAGATTTTCCGCAAGTCCGTGGAGTTCTGCAATGAACACGACACTTGGAAGCTCAACGTGGCGCATGTGCTTTTCATGCAGGAGAACAAATACAAGGAGGCCATTGGGTTCTATGAGCCCATCGTCAAGAAGCACTACGACAAT CTGGAACAGTGTAACATTCAGGAGTGTCCCTGCAAAAGAAAGCCTTCG ATCCTCAATGTCAGCGCCATTGTTCTGGCTAACCTGTGCGTGTCCTACATCATGACAAGCCAAAACGAAGAG GCAGAGGAGCTGATGAGAAAGATCGAGAAGGAAGAAGAACAAGTGTCTTACAACGATCCAGACAAGAAGGTGTTTCATCTGTGCATTGTCAACCTTGTGATCGG GACCTTATATTGTGCTAAAGGGAACTACGACTTTGGCATTTCTCGTGTGATCAAGAGTCTGGAGCCGTACAACAAGAAG CTTGGCACGGACACGTGGTTCTACATCAAGAGGTGCTTCCTCTCCTTGCTGGAGAACATGGCCAAGCACATGATTATGCTGAGGGATACAGTGGTTCAAGATTGTGTCCAGTTCCTGGAAAACTGTGAGC TGTACGGGAGGAATGTGCCAGCCGTCATCGAGCAGCCCCTGGAGGAGGAGCGCATGCACATCGGCAAAAACACGGTCACGTACGAGGCCCGCATGATAAAGGCCCTGTTCTATGAAGTCATTGGTTGGAACGATTAG
- the LOC140574188 gene encoding uncharacterized protein — MDFRVSLLLLSLAVVIVSGQRRRPAKEEWNYRDGSEKVNMRGVANLTQVLDDWRFDILSQMRGLLQNDHQTLLPDYSRIQPLSEALDDLYKEFNALKSHLADLTEKFGPIETFIDELKLERATGATAGAATGTGTGTGTGTGTRTAGATPVRRRIIKKPPVS; from the exons ATGGACTTCAGGGTGAGTCTGCTGCTTCTGTCTCTAGCCGTGGTCATAGTGTCTGGCCAGAGAAGACGCCCGGCCAAAGAGGAATGGAATTACCGTGATGGCT CTGAGAAAGTGAACATGCGGGGCGTGGCCAACCTGACTCAAGTTCTGGACGACTGGAGGTTTGATATCCTAAGCCAAATGAGGGGTCTTCTGCAGAACGATCACCAGACCCTGCTGCCTGACTACTCCAG GATCCAGCCTCTCTCAGAGGCTTTGGATGACCTTTACAAGGAGTTCAACGCTTTGAAGTCTCACCTTGCCGACCTGACGGAGAAGTTTGGACCCATTGAGACGTTCATTGACGAGCTGAAGTTGGAGAGGGCCACCGGAGCTACGGCCGGAGCTGCGACCGGAACTGGTACTGGAACTGGAACCGGAACTGGAACCAGAACTGCTGGTGCCACCCCAGTGCGGAGGAGAATCATCAAGAAGCCTCCAGTTTCGTGA
- the ift70 gene encoding intraflagellar transport protein 70A isoform X2, translated as MTLNPIKDGEYTATVYKMIKDGRYGDAIHILSNELQKQMKSRAALSLLGYCYYHMQDFTNAAECYEQLIQLHPEVEDYKLYYAQSLYGACSFQDAMKATFLLDNPTSHTKMIKLQAAIKYGEEDFPAAMALVEQLPVDDPDTDVDQGCLLYKLGEYEKACVKFVTAMQVLGYQPDLAYNIALCHYSLKQYAAALKYIAEIIERGMREHPELGVGMTTEGIEVKSVGNTLVLHETALIEAFNLKAALEYQLKKYDAAQEALTDMPPRSEEELDPVTLHNQALMNMDTKPSEGFEKLAFLLQQNPFPPVTFGNLLLLYCKYEYFDLAADVMAENAHLTYKFLSTYLYEFLDAMLTSQTAPEEAFRKMDEIAARLTEQLRKVQESRRTRDDEGLKKSLEDYDQLLEEYIPVLMAQAKIYWNRENYNMVEKIFRKSVEFCNEHDTWKLNVAHVLFMQENKYKEAIGFYEPIVKKHYDNLEQCNIQECPCKRKPSILNVSAIVLANLCVSYIMTSQNEEAEELMRKIEKEEEQVSYNDPDKKVFHLCIVNLVIGTLYCAKGNYDFGISRVIKSLEPYNKKLGTDTWFYIKRCFLSLLENMAKHMIMLRDTVVQDCVQFLENCELYGRNVPAVIEQPLEEERMHIGKNTVTYEARMIKALFYEVIGWND; from the exons ATGACACTGAATCCGATTAAAGACGGCGAGTACACCGCCACAGTCTACAAAATG ATCAAAGATGGGCGCTATGGAGATGCCATACACATCCTGAGCAATGAACTTCAGAAGCAGATGAAG TCCAGGGCTGCCTTGTCCCTCCTGGGCTATTGCTATTACCACATGCAGGATTTCACCAATGCAGCTGAGTGTTACGAGCAGCTAATTCAGCTCCATCCAGAGGTGGAGGACTACAAACTCTACTACGCTCAGTCCCTCTATGGAGCGTGTTCCTTCCAAGATGCAATGAAGGCCACTTTTCTTTTGGACAATCCCACAAGTCACACTAAG ATGATAAAGCTACAAGCTGCTATCAAATATGGAGAGGAGGATTTTCCTGCAGCAATG GCCCTGGTGGAGCAGCTGCCCGTGGATGACCCGGACACCGATGTGGATCAGGGCTGCCTGCTCTACAAGCTTGGAGAGTATGAAAAGGCTTGCGTGAAGTTTGTGACCGCTATGCAAGTGCTGGGCTATCAGCCAG ATTTGGCGTACAACATTGCCCTCTGCCACTACAGCCTGAAGCAGTATGCAGCGGCACTCAAGTACATCGCAGAAATAATTGAGCGTGGGATGAGGGAGCATCCAG aACTCGGAGTGGGCATGACGACAGAAGGCATTGAAGTGAAGAGCGTGGGAAACACACTGGTGCTGCACGAGACGGCATTAATTGAAGCTTTCAATTTAAAAGCAGCCCTCGAATACCAGCTCAAAAAGT ATGATGCTGCTCAGGAGGCACTGACTGATATGCCACCGAGATCAGAAGAG GAGCTGGATCCAGTTACCCTTCACAACCAGGCTCTCATGAACATGGACACAAAGCCATCAGAGGGCTTTGAGAAGCTGGCCTTCCTCCTACAGCAGAACCCTTTCCCTCCGGTGACATTTGGCAAccttctcctgctctactgcaaATATGAG TACTTTGACCTCGCCGCCGACGTGATGGCTGAAAACGCGCACCTGACTTACAAGTTTCTTTCAACA TACTTGTACGAGTTCCTAGACGCTATGCTGACGTCCCAGACAGCTCCAGAAGAG GCTTTTCGGAAGATGGACGAAATCGCTGCAAGACTAACTGAACAATTACGCAAG GTACAGGAATCGAGACGTACGAGGGATGATGAAGGCCTGAAGAAATCTCTCGAAGATTATGATCAGCTTCTGGAAGA GTACATTCCTGTGTTAATGGCACAGGCTAAGATTTACTGGAACCGAGAGAACTACAACATGGTGGAGAAGATTTTCCGCAAGTCCGTGGAGTTCTGCAATGAACACGACACTTGGAAGCTCAACGTGGCGCATGTGCTTTTCATGCAGGAGAACAAATACAAGGAGGCCATTGGGTTCTATGAGCCCATCGTCAAGAAGCACTACGACAAT CTGGAACAGTGTAACATTCAGGAGTGTCCCTGCAAAAGAAAGCCTTCG ATCCTCAATGTCAGCGCCATTGTTCTGGCTAACCTGTGCGTGTCCTACATCATGACAAGCCAAAACGAAGAG GCAGAGGAGCTGATGAGAAAGATCGAGAAGGAAGAAGAACAAGTGTCTTACAACGATCCAGACAAGAAGGTGTTTCATCTGTGCATTGTCAACCTTGTGATCGG GACCTTATATTGTGCTAAAGGGAACTACGACTTTGGCATTTCTCGTGTGATCAAGAGTCTGGAGCCGTACAACAAGAAG CTTGGCACGGACACGTGGTTCTACATCAAGAGGTGCTTCCTCTCCTTGCTGGAGAACATGGCCAAGCACATGATTATGCTGAGGGATACAGTGGTTCAAGATTGTGTCCAGTTCCTGGAAAACTGTGAGC TGTACGGGAGGAATGTGCCAGCCGTCATCGAGCAGCCCCTGGAGGAGGAGCGCATGCACATCGGCAAAAACACGGTCACGTACGAGGCCCGCATGATAAAGGCCCTGTTCTATGAAGTCATTGGTTGGAACGATTAG
- the ift70 gene encoding intraflagellar transport protein 70A isoform X5 — protein MKSRAALSLLGYCYYHMQDFTNAAECYEQLIQLHPEVEDYKLYYAQSLYGACSFQDAMKATFLLDNPTSHTKMIKLQAAIKYGEEDFPAAMALVEQLPVDDPDTDVDQGCLLYKLGEYEKACVKFVTAMQVLGYQPDLAYNIALCHYSLKQYAAALKYIAEIIERGMREHPELGVGMTTEGIEVKSVGNTLVLHETALIEAFNLKAALEYQLKKYDAAQEALTDMPPRSEEELDPVTLHNQALMNMDTKPSEGFEKLAFLLQQNPFPPVTFGNLLLLYCKYEYFDLAADVMAENAHLTYKFLSTYLYEFLDAMLTSQTAPEEAFRKMDEIAARLTEQLRKVTKQVQESRRTRDDEGLKKSLEDYDQLLEEYIPVLMAQAKIYWNRENYNMVEKIFRKSVEFCNEHDTWKLNVAHVLFMQENKYKEAIGFYEPIVKKHYDNLEQCNIQECPCKRKPSILNVSAIVLANLCVSYIMTSQNEEAEELMRKIEKEEEQVSYNDPDKKVFHLCIVNLVIGTLYCAKGNYDFGISRVIKSLEPYNKKLGTDTWFYIKRCFLSLLENMAKHMIMLRDTVVQDCVQFLENCELYGRNVPAVIEQPLEEERMHIGKNTVTYEARMIKALFYEVIGWND, from the exons ATGAAG TCCAGGGCTGCCTTGTCCCTCCTGGGCTATTGCTATTACCACATGCAGGATTTCACCAATGCAGCTGAGTGTTACGAGCAGCTAATTCAGCTCCATCCAGAGGTGGAGGACTACAAACTCTACTACGCTCAGTCCCTCTATGGAGCGTGTTCCTTCCAAGATGCAATGAAGGCCACTTTTCTTTTGGACAATCCCACAAGTCACACTAAG ATGATAAAGCTACAAGCTGCTATCAAATATGGAGAGGAGGATTTTCCTGCAGCAATG GCCCTGGTGGAGCAGCTGCCCGTGGATGACCCGGACACCGATGTGGATCAGGGCTGCCTGCTCTACAAGCTTGGAGAGTATGAAAAGGCTTGCGTGAAGTTTGTGACCGCTATGCAAGTGCTGGGCTATCAGCCAG ATTTGGCGTACAACATTGCCCTCTGCCACTACAGCCTGAAGCAGTATGCAGCGGCACTCAAGTACATCGCAGAAATAATTGAGCGTGGGATGAGGGAGCATCCAG aACTCGGAGTGGGCATGACGACAGAAGGCATTGAAGTGAAGAGCGTGGGAAACACACTGGTGCTGCACGAGACGGCATTAATTGAAGCTTTCAATTTAAAAGCAGCCCTCGAATACCAGCTCAAAAAGT ATGATGCTGCTCAGGAGGCACTGACTGATATGCCACCGAGATCAGAAGAG GAGCTGGATCCAGTTACCCTTCACAACCAGGCTCTCATGAACATGGACACAAAGCCATCAGAGGGCTTTGAGAAGCTGGCCTTCCTCCTACAGCAGAACCCTTTCCCTCCGGTGACATTTGGCAAccttctcctgctctactgcaaATATGAG TACTTTGACCTCGCCGCCGACGTGATGGCTGAAAACGCGCACCTGACTTACAAGTTTCTTTCAACA TACTTGTACGAGTTCCTAGACGCTATGCTGACGTCCCAGACAGCTCCAGAAGAG GCTTTTCGGAAGATGGACGAAATCGCTGCAAGACTAACTGAACAATTACGCAAGGTTACCAAACAG GTACAGGAATCGAGACGTACGAGGGATGATGAAGGCCTGAAGAAATCTCTCGAAGATTATGATCAGCTTCTGGAAGA GTACATTCCTGTGTTAATGGCACAGGCTAAGATTTACTGGAACCGAGAGAACTACAACATGGTGGAGAAGATTTTCCGCAAGTCCGTGGAGTTCTGCAATGAACACGACACTTGGAAGCTCAACGTGGCGCATGTGCTTTTCATGCAGGAGAACAAATACAAGGAGGCCATTGGGTTCTATGAGCCCATCGTCAAGAAGCACTACGACAAT CTGGAACAGTGTAACATTCAGGAGTGTCCCTGCAAAAGAAAGCCTTCG ATCCTCAATGTCAGCGCCATTGTTCTGGCTAACCTGTGCGTGTCCTACATCATGACAAGCCAAAACGAAGAG GCAGAGGAGCTGATGAGAAAGATCGAGAAGGAAGAAGAACAAGTGTCTTACAACGATCCAGACAAGAAGGTGTTTCATCTGTGCATTGTCAACCTTGTGATCGG GACCTTATATTGTGCTAAAGGGAACTACGACTTTGGCATTTCTCGTGTGATCAAGAGTCTGGAGCCGTACAACAAGAAG CTTGGCACGGACACGTGGTTCTACATCAAGAGGTGCTTCCTCTCCTTGCTGGAGAACATGGCCAAGCACATGATTATGCTGAGGGATACAGTGGTTCAAGATTGTGTCCAGTTCCTGGAAAACTGTGAGC TGTACGGGAGGAATGTGCCAGCCGTCATCGAGCAGCCCCTGGAGGAGGAGCGCATGCACATCGGCAAAAACACGGTCACGTACGAGGCCCGCATGATAAAGGCCCTGTTCTATGAAGTCATTGGTTGGAACGATTAG
- the ift70 gene encoding intraflagellar transport protein 70A isoform X4: MTLNPIKDGEYTATVYKMIKDGRYGDAIHILSNELQKQMKSRAALSLLGYCYYHMQDFTNAAECYEQLIQLHPEVEDYKLYYAQSLYGACSFQDAMKATFLLDNPTSHTKMIKLQAAIKYGEEDFPAAMALVEQLPVDDPDTDVDQGCLLYKLGEYEKACVKFVTAMQVLGYQPDLAYNIALCHYSLKQYAAALKYIAEIIERGMREHPELGVGMTTEGIEVKSVGNTLVLHETALIEAFNLKAALEYQLKKYDAAQEALTDMPPRSEEELDPVTLHNQALMNMDTKPSEGFEKLAFLLQQNPFPPVTFGNLLLLYCKYEYFDLAADVMAENAHLTYKFLSTYLYEFLDAMLTSQTAPEEAFRKMDEIAARLTEQLRKVQESRRTRDDEGLKKSLEDYDQLLEEYIPVLMAQAKIYWNRENYNMVEKIFRKSVEFCNEHDTWKLNVAHVLFMQENKYKEAIGFYEPIVKKHYDNILNVSAIVLANLCVSYIMTSQNEEAEELMRKIEKEEEQVSYNDPDKKVFHLCIVNLVIGTLYCAKGNYDFGISRVIKSLEPYNKKLGTDTWFYIKRCFLSLLENMAKHMIMLRDTVVQDCVQFLENCELYGRNVPAVIEQPLEEERMHIGKNTVTYEARMIKALFYEVIGWND; the protein is encoded by the exons ATGACACTGAATCCGATTAAAGACGGCGAGTACACCGCCACAGTCTACAAAATG ATCAAAGATGGGCGCTATGGAGATGCCATACACATCCTGAGCAATGAACTTCAGAAGCAGATGAAG TCCAGGGCTGCCTTGTCCCTCCTGGGCTATTGCTATTACCACATGCAGGATTTCACCAATGCAGCTGAGTGTTACGAGCAGCTAATTCAGCTCCATCCAGAGGTGGAGGACTACAAACTCTACTACGCTCAGTCCCTCTATGGAGCGTGTTCCTTCCAAGATGCAATGAAGGCCACTTTTCTTTTGGACAATCCCACAAGTCACACTAAG ATGATAAAGCTACAAGCTGCTATCAAATATGGAGAGGAGGATTTTCCTGCAGCAATG GCCCTGGTGGAGCAGCTGCCCGTGGATGACCCGGACACCGATGTGGATCAGGGCTGCCTGCTCTACAAGCTTGGAGAGTATGAAAAGGCTTGCGTGAAGTTTGTGACCGCTATGCAAGTGCTGGGCTATCAGCCAG ATTTGGCGTACAACATTGCCCTCTGCCACTACAGCCTGAAGCAGTATGCAGCGGCACTCAAGTACATCGCAGAAATAATTGAGCGTGGGATGAGGGAGCATCCAG aACTCGGAGTGGGCATGACGACAGAAGGCATTGAAGTGAAGAGCGTGGGAAACACACTGGTGCTGCACGAGACGGCATTAATTGAAGCTTTCAATTTAAAAGCAGCCCTCGAATACCAGCTCAAAAAGT ATGATGCTGCTCAGGAGGCACTGACTGATATGCCACCGAGATCAGAAGAG GAGCTGGATCCAGTTACCCTTCACAACCAGGCTCTCATGAACATGGACACAAAGCCATCAGAGGGCTTTGAGAAGCTGGCCTTCCTCCTACAGCAGAACCCTTTCCCTCCGGTGACATTTGGCAAccttctcctgctctactgcaaATATGAG TACTTTGACCTCGCCGCCGACGTGATGGCTGAAAACGCGCACCTGACTTACAAGTTTCTTTCAACA TACTTGTACGAGTTCCTAGACGCTATGCTGACGTCCCAGACAGCTCCAGAAGAG GCTTTTCGGAAGATGGACGAAATCGCTGCAAGACTAACTGAACAATTACGCAAG GTACAGGAATCGAGACGTACGAGGGATGATGAAGGCCTGAAGAAATCTCTCGAAGATTATGATCAGCTTCTGGAAGA GTACATTCCTGTGTTAATGGCACAGGCTAAGATTTACTGGAACCGAGAGAACTACAACATGGTGGAGAAGATTTTCCGCAAGTCCGTGGAGTTCTGCAATGAACACGACACTTGGAAGCTCAACGTGGCGCATGTGCTTTTCATGCAGGAGAACAAATACAAGGAGGCCATTGGGTTCTATGAGCCCATCGTCAAGAAGCACTACGACAAT ATCCTCAATGTCAGCGCCATTGTTCTGGCTAACCTGTGCGTGTCCTACATCATGACAAGCCAAAACGAAGAG GCAGAGGAGCTGATGAGAAAGATCGAGAAGGAAGAAGAACAAGTGTCTTACAACGATCCAGACAAGAAGGTGTTTCATCTGTGCATTGTCAACCTTGTGATCGG GACCTTATATTGTGCTAAAGGGAACTACGACTTTGGCATTTCTCGTGTGATCAAGAGTCTGGAGCCGTACAACAAGAAG CTTGGCACGGACACGTGGTTCTACATCAAGAGGTGCTTCCTCTCCTTGCTGGAGAACATGGCCAAGCACATGATTATGCTGAGGGATACAGTGGTTCAAGATTGTGTCCAGTTCCTGGAAAACTGTGAGC TGTACGGGAGGAATGTGCCAGCCGTCATCGAGCAGCCCCTGGAGGAGGAGCGCATGCACATCGGCAAAAACACGGTCACGTACGAGGCCCGCATGATAAAGGCCCTGTTCTATGAAGTCATTGGTTGGAACGATTAG